The Candidatus Hydrogenedentota bacterium genome has a segment encoding these proteins:
- a CDS encoding right-handed parallel beta-helix repeat-containing protein: protein MKTKHRLPNALFTLAIAAAAAWSHDAGAQARIPLSDGWKLQSAASIAADGAALSGGAYDFAGWHDVRVPSTVLAALAEADALPDPYYGDNLTRIDGYREGRWMVMPPDSPYRSPWWYCTSFELPNEYAGKQITLHFDGINYEANIWLNGKKIADRTDVIGMFRRFQFAVTANFVGQGANHLAVEIIAPAQGEDKVYRTKQIEATTGWDDHCPQPPDANMGIWEDVYVEATGAVTVRHPYVMPELAVPSLDRADLTVEAQVVNLTGVAVALELAGVIEGIQFAQPVTLEPGESKWVRFRPEEFSQLRLEKPRVWWPNPLGPQELYECTLTASVDGHPSDAKSTRFGVRQLTTYINDEGWRTYVVNGKEILIRGGAWMTADMMMRFDPRQTEALVRYAKEANLNMLRSEGFSIRETDEFYDLCDEYGIMVTQQLFGRSIPDEALAVACVEDTILRIRNHPSLAHFLGHDETFPTPTLDAAYKDLIAKHIPDRTYQPHSGAFDVEERFETGGTRTGTRELWTFAHPTKYYTGKEDGAWGFAQSGGIGGIVVSHESMKRMMPAEALWPPTNPTWSLHTVIQGFDFFETVREQVDARYGAADGIEAFCRKAGALNYECARAMFEAYGREKYSATGITTWKYNVAWPAAMTWAYIDWYSNATAAYYGAKKACEPLHVQYSYDDDSIWVVNSLRQEFRDLVVTARIYDKHMAVRGEQTAKVKVGPDGKTKAFVLEMPSDLSTLYFLKLTLADTSGVTLSDNFYWLSTTPEIPGDMKDSWTDFQLNPKSVPDYTELNTLPPVTLEAASELRLDGDETVATVTIRNPSPHLAFGIQLALHAGSDGLEVGPTYWSDNYFSLLPGEKRRIDGRITTAHLNGARAELRVDGWNVSTPPAANSAEAAPKEEPVSTGREYHVSERGDDAHDGTLERPLRTISAAAQRAQPGDAVTVHEGVYREWVNPPRGGASDTIRITYQAAPGARAEIRGSEPVSGWTKVQDDTWSVAIPNSVFGDYNPYADPIQGDWFNPKDRSHHTGAVYLNGNWLLEAATLEDALKPVEGEARWFGRVDADTTTIWAQFPGLNPNEHEVEINVRPTVLYPEKTGVNYLTVRGFILRNAATQWAPPTAEQVGLVGTNWSKGWIIEDNVISHSRCTGLTLGKYGDAWDNTSEDTAEGYVLTIQRALENGWSMDTIGHHVVRNNTIAHCEQAGIAGSLGAIASTITGNTIHDIHVQRLFTGAEMAGVKIHAAVDSEISRNRIFRTVRGIWLDWMAQGASVRENVLYENASEDLFMEVNHGPFLVANNIFLSKRALLDMSQGGAYAHNLMAGEIVARPELSRETPHLEAHGTEVAGLSRTDGGDNRFLNNLFVGSAGLAVYDNAAHPIQASGNVYLHGATPPASEPDALVLDGFDPGIALSEDGGSLHLTIALEKDWSGLGTRALITTESLGMAKIPQLPYLNPDRSPMRIDRDYAGTPRDAERPFPGPFEIVGNGAKVVTVYPVIARDRR from the coding sequence ATGAAAACCAAGCACAGACTTCCCAACGCCTTGTTCACGCTTGCGATTGCGGCGGCCGCCGCCTGGAGCCACGATGCCGGTGCGCAGGCGCGGATCCCACTCTCCGACGGGTGGAAACTCCAGTCGGCTGCTTCTATCGCCGCGGATGGGGCGGCGCTTTCCGGCGGGGCCTACGATTTCGCCGGCTGGCATGATGTGCGGGTTCCCTCCACCGTCCTGGCCGCGCTGGCAGAGGCGGACGCGCTTCCGGATCCGTATTACGGCGATAATCTGACGCGAATCGATGGGTACCGGGAGGGGCGGTGGATGGTGATGCCGCCGGACAGCCCGTATCGGAGCCCGTGGTGGTATTGCACGTCGTTTGAACTGCCGAACGAATACGCGGGAAAGCAGATTACGCTGCATTTCGACGGAATCAACTACGAGGCCAACATCTGGTTGAATGGAAAGAAGATCGCCGATCGCACCGACGTAATCGGGATGTTTCGCCGCTTCCAGTTTGCCGTCACCGCGAACTTCGTAGGCCAGGGCGCCAACCACCTGGCGGTGGAGATCATTGCGCCGGCCCAGGGGGAGGACAAGGTCTACAGGACCAAGCAGATTGAGGCGACCACCGGCTGGGACGACCATTGCCCGCAACCGCCCGATGCAAACATGGGTATCTGGGAGGATGTGTACGTGGAGGCCACCGGCGCGGTAACGGTGCGGCATCCCTACGTCATGCCGGAACTGGCGGTCCCGTCGCTGGACCGGGCTGACCTGACGGTGGAGGCGCAGGTGGTTAACCTGACCGGCGTGGCGGTTGCGCTGGAGTTGGCGGGCGTCATCGAGGGCATTCAATTCGCGCAACCGGTCACCCTGGAACCAGGGGAATCGAAGTGGGTGCGATTCCGACCCGAGGAGTTTAGTCAACTCCGCCTGGAGAAGCCGCGGGTCTGGTGGCCGAATCCGCTCGGTCCACAGGAATTGTACGAATGCACACTCACGGCAAGCGTGGATGGGCATCCCTCCGACGCGAAGAGCACCCGCTTTGGCGTCCGGCAGTTGACGACCTATATTAATGATGAAGGGTGGCGGACCTACGTGGTGAATGGTAAAGAGATCCTGATCCGCGGCGGCGCCTGGATGACCGCGGATATGATGATGCGCTTCGACCCGCGGCAAACCGAAGCCCTGGTGCGCTACGCGAAGGAAGCGAACCTGAACATGCTGCGGTCCGAGGGTTTCTCGATTCGCGAAACCGACGAGTTTTACGATCTCTGCGATGAATATGGAATTATGGTCACGCAGCAGTTGTTCGGACGCAGCATTCCGGATGAAGCGCTGGCGGTCGCGTGCGTGGAAGACACCATCCTGCGGATTCGCAACCATCCGAGCCTGGCGCACTTCCTGGGGCATGACGAGACTTTCCCAACGCCCACCCTGGACGCGGCGTACAAGGACCTCATCGCGAAACACATCCCGGACCGCACGTACCAGCCGCATTCCGGCGCCTTCGACGTCGAGGAGCGTTTCGAGACCGGCGGGACACGAACGGGCACGCGCGAACTGTGGACCTTTGCGCATCCGACGAAGTATTACACAGGCAAGGAGGACGGCGCCTGGGGCTTCGCGCAGTCGGGCGGCATCGGCGGCATTGTGGTTTCGCACGAGAGCATGAAGCGCATGATGCCTGCGGAAGCGCTTTGGCCGCCGACGAATCCCACGTGGTCGCTGCATACGGTAATCCAGGGTTTCGATTTCTTCGAGACGGTGCGGGAGCAGGTGGACGCGCGCTATGGCGCGGCCGATGGCATCGAGGCGTTTTGTCGCAAAGCGGGCGCGCTGAACTACGAATGTGCGCGGGCCATGTTCGAGGCCTACGGGCGCGAGAAGTATTCGGCGACCGGCATTACCACATGGAAATACAACGTCGCGTGGCCGGCGGCGATGACGTGGGCCTACATCGACTGGTACAGCAACGCGACGGCGGCCTATTACGGCGCGAAGAAGGCGTGCGAGCCTTTGCATGTGCAGTATTCCTATGACGACGACAGCATCTGGGTCGTCAATTCATTGCGTCAGGAATTCCGCGACCTGGTGGTAACCGCGCGAATCTACGACAAGCACATGGCCGTCCGGGGCGAGCAGACGGCGAAGGTGAAGGTCGGCCCCGATGGCAAGACGAAGGCCTTTGTGCTCGAAATGCCGTCCGATTTGAGTACCCTTTACTTCCTGAAACTGACGCTGGCGGATACGTCGGGCGTCACGCTCTCCGACAACTTCTACTGGCTGTCCACGACGCCCGAAATACCAGGCGATATGAAGGACAGCTGGACGGACTTCCAGTTGAATCCGAAGTCCGTTCCGGACTACACCGAACTCAATACGCTCCCTCCCGTTACCCTGGAGGCCGCAAGCGAACTGCGCTTAGACGGGGACGAAACGGTCGCAACCGTAACAATCCGCAATCCTTCGCCCCATCTCGCCTTCGGAATCCAGCTGGCGCTGCACGCGGGATCCGACGGACTCGAAGTCGGTCCCACCTACTGGTCCGACAACTATTTCAGCCTGCTGCCGGGCGAAAAACGCCGTATTGACGGACGAATCACCACAGCACACCTGAACGGCGCGAGGGCCGAGTTGCGCGTGGATGGTTGGAATGTCAGCACGCCGCCCGCCGCCAATTCGGCGGAGGCGGCGCCGAAGGAGGAACCGGTGAGTACGGGACGGGAATATCACGTGTCCGAGCGTGGAGACGACGCGCACGATGGAACGCTGGAACGACCCTTGCGCACCATCTCGGCCGCGGCGCAACGGGCGCAGCCGGGGGATGCGGTGACAGTACATGAAGGCGTTTATAGGGAATGGGTCAACCCTCCGCGTGGCGGCGCGTCGGATACCATTCGCATCACGTACCAGGCGGCGCCTGGCGCGCGCGCCGAAATCCGCGGCTCCGAGCCGGTCAGCGGGTGGACAAAGGTCCAGGACGACACCTGGTCCGTGGCCATTCCCAATTCGGTTTTCGGAGACTACAACCCCTACGCGGACCCGATTCAGGGCGACTGGTTTAATCCGAAGGACCGGTCCCACCACACGGGGGCCGTTTACCTGAACGGGAACTGGCTCCTGGAAGCGGCCACCCTGGAAGATGCGCTCAAGCCCGTGGAAGGCGAAGCCCGCTGGTTCGGGCGGGTGGACGCCGACACGACGACGATATGGGCGCAGTTTCCCGGGCTGAATCCCAACGAACACGAGGTCGAGATTAACGTACGCCCAACGGTCTTGTACCCGGAGAAGACCGGCGTCAACTACCTGACCGTGCGCGGTTTCATTTTACGCAACGCGGCGACGCAATGGGCCCCGCCGACGGCGGAACAGGTGGGGCTCGTGGGGACAAACTGGAGCAAGGGATGGATCATTGAGGATAACGTCATCAGCCATTCCCGATGCACGGGCCTGACGCTCGGCAAATACGGCGACGCCTGGGACAACACCTCGGAAGATACCGCGGAGGGCTACGTCCTTACGATCCAGCGCGCCCTGGAGAATGGATGGTCCATGGACACGATCGGCCACCATGTGGTGCGGAATAACACGATCGCCCACTGCGAACAGGCAGGCATCGCGGGTAGCCTCGGCGCCATTGCGAGCACGATCACCGGCAACACGATTCACGACATCCACGTTCAGCGCTTGTTCACGGGCGCCGAAATGGCGGGTGTCAAGATCCACGCCGCGGTGGACTCGGAAATCAGCCGCAACCGGATCTTTCGTACGGTCCGCGGGATCTGGCTGGACTGGATGGCGCAGGGCGCTTCGGTGCGGGAGAACGTTCTGTATGAAAACGCCAGCGAGGACCTGTTTATGGAGGTGAACCACGGTCCCTTTCTGGTCGCCAACAATATCTTCCTATCGAAGCGCGCGCTGCTCGACATGTCGCAGGGGGGCGCCTACGCGCACAATCTGATGGCGGGGGAAATCGTGGCGCGCCCCGAGCTGTCGCGCGAGACTCCGCACCTGGAGGCGCATGGCACGGAAGTGGCCGGGCTGAGCAGGACGGACGGCGGAGACAACCGGTTTCTTAACAACCTGTTCGTCGGTTCCGCAGGGCTTGCGGTCTACGACAACGCCGCGCACCCGATACAGGCCTCGGGCAATGTGTACCTGCACGGCGCTACGCCGCCCGCAAGCGAGCCGGACGCGTTGGTTCTGGATGGCTTCGACCCCGGCATCGCGCTGTCGGAAGATGGCGGATCCCTTCATCTGACGATCGCGCTGGAAAAGGACTGGAGCGGGCTGGGAACGCGTGCGCTGATTACGACCGAGTCGCTAGGAATGGCGAAGATTCCCCAACTCCCCTATCTCAATCCAGACCGGTCACCGATGCGCATCGACCGGGACTATGCCGGGACGCCACGCGATGCGGAGCGCCCCTTCCCCGGCCCCTTCGAGATAGTCGGGAATGGCGCCAAGGTGGTTACCGTGTATCCCGTGATCGCCCGCGACAGGCGGTAA
- a CDS encoding beta-galactosidase, giving the protein MGIRHIVVRLVAFVIGMIQPLAALAETDGIILFQSSGEAVGARLENVAETQSAGFGETTALHIFSDTDPYQKVTWDFRFSDTPFPDSASIFLEIEHFDDGAGVIQPTMLVDDAFNGTYATPVRGVSFTRLNQQRVRRALFEFANPRMPATTTHPHLRIAGLQGLIAVRAYDHIEEDRWRELADAVPVRVEPMLTLDRPMQITCTIGIPDTGDPPSLETALNNIREFGPLARLMGFTSAECFVRWNLIEPAPGHFDFTHYDTIVRAITERGLQWFPNLVITSAFALPEWYLASGEAAGFECLEHGEENAVPTIWNSANLPHVERVLRAFGAHYGPMGVLEAVRLGPSGNFGEAQYPAGAGSALGVRGARMHGHVGWWAGDDFARAAFQKWLRTRYGTIDALNRAWDTHYARFEEIAPQLPETYRTNQGRLDMTGWYTDSMTAWCDQWAHLARAALPDTPIYQSSGGWGFREAGTDFSGQADSMRAIGNGGIRLTNETDSFEQNFYATRLAATAARLYGIGLGYEPAGYHSARGVAGRFFSTLTTNGDNLYTRHNVLFEPPYAVDQWRRDFCLLDERANPIIDVAVYYPETMNQLDSGSFRHLYAWGFNTRAAEVRRRIDNDFLDERLIREGYLDRYKVLVFCWGAIVEPDVQQHIDQWIRNGGCAIYPTFPRGPQQTPDGDTTLFSAWERGDTGQGSFHRFQGDMEPITLYGDFIETILRGLETLHPLTKRALAVQHPDRVFVSALETNKIVLLNYRDEPARVRLDGLLDEEMPPYSIRVLGEPGQSQAR; this is encoded by the coding sequence ATGGGTATTCGCCACATCGTGGTGCGCCTCGTGGCCTTTGTCATTGGTATGATCCAGCCGCTGGCCGCCCTGGCCGAGACCGATGGGATAATCCTGTTTCAATCCAGCGGCGAAGCGGTCGGGGCGCGGCTCGAGAACGTCGCGGAGACGCAGTCAGCCGGATTCGGCGAGACAACGGCATTGCATATTTTTTCGGACACCGACCCCTATCAGAAGGTTACCTGGGACTTCCGCTTCAGCGACACGCCCTTTCCTGATTCCGCGTCGATATTTCTGGAAATCGAGCACTTCGATGACGGCGCGGGCGTCATCCAACCCACGATGCTGGTGGACGACGCCTTTAACGGGACGTACGCCACGCCCGTGCGCGGGGTGTCCTTTACGCGGCTGAACCAGCAACGGGTGCGCCGTGCCCTGTTCGAGTTTGCGAATCCACGGATGCCCGCCACAACGACGCACCCGCATTTAAGGATTGCGGGGCTTCAGGGACTCATCGCCGTTCGGGCTTATGACCACATTGAGGAAGACCGCTGGCGGGAATTGGCGGATGCGGTGCCCGTACGCGTGGAGCCCATGCTTACCCTCGACCGCCCGATGCAGATCACCTGCACAATCGGCATCCCAGACACGGGCGATCCCCCTTCGCTCGAAACCGCGCTGAACAATATTCGCGAATTCGGGCCGCTTGCGCGCCTCATGGGCTTTACCTCCGCCGAATGCTTTGTGCGTTGGAACCTTATCGAGCCGGCGCCGGGACACTTTGATTTCACCCACTACGACACGATCGTGCGGGCCATCACGGAACGCGGTCTCCAGTGGTTTCCCAACCTGGTCATCACCTCGGCCTTTGCACTGCCCGAGTGGTATCTAGCTTCCGGTGAGGCCGCCGGGTTTGAATGTCTGGAGCATGGCGAAGAGAACGCCGTTCCCACGATCTGGAACTCCGCCAACCTTCCGCATGTCGAGCGCGTCCTTCGGGCGTTTGGCGCGCACTACGGCCCGATGGGGGTTCTGGAGGCGGTGCGCCTGGGTCCCAGTGGCAATTTCGGAGAGGCCCAGTATCCCGCCGGGGCCGGGAGCGCGCTCGGGGTGCGCGGCGCGCGGATGCATGGCCATGTCGGCTGGTGGGCGGGCGATGACTTTGCCCGCGCGGCGTTTCAGAAATGGCTGCGCACCCGCTACGGAACCATTGATGCACTGAACAGGGCGTGGGACACGCATTATGCCCGATTCGAGGAGATCGCGCCACAGTTGCCCGAGACATACCGTACGAATCAGGGACGGCTGGATATGACCGGCTGGTACACGGATTCCATGACGGCGTGGTGCGATCAATGGGCGCACCTCGCGCGGGCGGCCCTTCCCGACACGCCCATCTACCAGTCCTCCGGCGGCTGGGGCTTCCGCGAAGCGGGTACCGACTTTTCCGGCCAGGCCGATTCGATGCGGGCCATCGGCAACGGCGGCATTCGCCTCACCAACGAAACCGACAGCTTCGAACAGAATTTCTACGCCACGCGGCTTGCGGCGACGGCCGCGCGGCTCTACGGAATCGGCCTTGGCTATGAACCCGCCGGCTACCATAGCGCGCGCGGCGTTGCGGGCCGTTTTTTCAGCACCCTCACCACCAACGGCGACAACCTGTACACCCGCCATAACGTCCTCTTCGAGCCGCCGTATGCCGTGGATCAGTGGCGACGCGATTTTTGTCTGCTCGACGAACGGGCAAACCCGATTATTGACGTGGCGGTGTATTACCCCGAGACCATGAACCAATTGGACAGCGGATCCTTCCGCCATCTGTATGCCTGGGGGTTCAATACCCGCGCAGCCGAAGTGCGACGCCGCATTGACAACGATTTTCTCGACGAGCGTCTCATCCGGGAGGGGTACCTGGACCGCTACAAGGTCCTTGTTTTCTGTTGGGGCGCTATCGTCGAGCCGGACGTACAGCAACACATCGACCAGTGGATACGCAACGGCGGCTGCGCCATCTACCCCACGTTTCCCCGCGGTCCGCAACAAACGCCGGACGGCGACACGACCCTGTTCAGCGCCTGGGAACGCGGGGACACCGGCCAGGGCAGCTTCCATCGATTCCAGGGCGACATGGAACCAATCACGCTCTACGGCGACTTCATCGAGACTATCCTGCGGGGCCTGGAAACGCTCCATCCGCTTACAAAACGAGCGCTGGCGGTGCAGCATCCCGACCGTGTTTTCGTGAGCGCCCTGGAGACGAACAAGATCGTCCTTCTTAACTACCGCGACGAACCCGCGCGGGTACGTCTGGATGGATTGCTGGACGAAGAAATGCCGCCTTACAGCATTCGGGTGCTGGGCGAGCCGGGTCAGTCCCAGGCAAGATGA
- a CDS encoding DUF1080 domain-containing protein: MRHTLVVLSVAVAAGALVQPVPAAKAFVSLFDGRSLDGWRATDPAYWSVEDGAITGRITPAHPCAENQYLVWEGGELADFELTLESRLNGDGMINNGFQFRSRQLPDGDVCGYQVDNNLGTPWLVRLYDEYGRHDLALRGERASFDAAGQRTVTPLEEGAGEAWFALEAWHEYRLVCIGGQIRLFINGRLAAEVEDSDPRRAEPQGILALQLHSGPPTVVQFRNIRLKVLNAAEEGTTLSSDAESERRRALLSGALAWWELDSAGRGAARPLTSVPQFYQLELNVLSSGPGAVPGAKCAVLDGAYFDAGPGMVSGAEALTVYLRLRDPAGAWDAALLGHGIGGPDSQFRLFAGDGDGDGASDIAFEVRTDRGVARAHFPVSGEDATAWRDLVGRYDGREVALFRDGALVAALPHAGALLPTEAPLIIAAEKDGDTVSRHFRGELEDVAVWSRALSDAEVASLSETGAR, translated from the coding sequence ATGCGTCATACACTAGTGGTGCTGTCCGTTGCCGTGGCGGCGGGGGCGCTGGTTCAGCCTGTTCCGGCCGCGAAGGCGTTCGTTTCTCTCTTTGATGGCCGCAGTCTGGATGGATGGCGCGCGACGGATCCGGCGTACTGGTCGGTGGAGGATGGGGCGATTACGGGGCGCATCACGCCGGCGCATCCGTGCGCGGAGAACCAGTACCTGGTATGGGAGGGCGGCGAGCTGGCGGATTTTGAGCTAACGCTGGAGTCGCGCCTGAACGGGGACGGCATGATCAACAACGGCTTTCAGTTTCGGAGCCGGCAACTGCCGGATGGCGATGTTTGCGGGTACCAGGTGGACAACAATCTGGGTACGCCTTGGCTTGTGCGGCTTTATGACGAGTACGGGCGGCATGATCTGGCGTTACGCGGCGAGCGTGCTTCCTTCGACGCGGCGGGGCAGCGCACGGTTACGCCGCTGGAGGAAGGCGCGGGGGAAGCCTGGTTCGCGCTTGAGGCGTGGCACGAATACCGCCTGGTATGTATCGGCGGGCAGATCCGACTATTCATCAACGGGCGTCTGGCGGCGGAGGTCGAGGATTCGGATCCGCGGCGGGCGGAGCCGCAGGGGATCCTGGCGCTGCAATTGCACAGCGGCCCGCCGACGGTGGTTCAGTTTCGGAATATCCGGCTGAAGGTGCTCAACGCGGCGGAAGAGGGCACGACGCTTTCTTCGGACGCGGAATCCGAGCGGCGGCGTGCGCTGCTTTCGGGCGCGTTGGCCTGGTGGGAGCTGGATTCGGCGGGACGGGGCGCGGCCCGGCCGCTGACGAGTGTGCCGCAGTTCTACCAGCTTGAGCTGAATGTCCTTTCGTCGGGTCCCGGCGCGGTTCCCGGCGCGAAGTGCGCCGTGCTGGACGGGGCCTATTTCGACGCGGGCCCAGGCATGGTGTCCGGGGCTGAAGCGCTTACCGTGTATCTGCGCCTGCGGGATCCCGCCGGGGCGTGGGATGCGGCGCTGCTGGGGCATGGTATTGGGGGGCCTGACTCGCAGTTCCGCTTGTTCGCCGGCGACGGGGACGGGGATGGCGCGAGCGATATTGCGTTTGAAGTGCGGACCGACCGGGGTGTCGCGCGGGCGCATTTTCCCGTGTCGGGGGAAGACGCCACGGCGTGGCGGGACCTGGTGGGCCGGTACGACGGCCGTGAAGTGGCGTTGTTCCGCGATGGCGCGCTCGTGGCGGCTCTCCCCCACGCCGGCGCTTTGCTACCGACCGAGGCTCCGCTAATCATCGCCGCGGAGAAGGACGGGGATACGGTGTCCCGGCATTTTCGGGGCGAACTCGAAGACGTAGCGGTGTGGTCCCGCGCGCTGAGCGACGCAGAAGTTGCGTCGTTATCCGAGACGGGCGCACGATAG
- a CDS encoding serine hydrolase — protein sequence MIPLWFYLGSRIAAPWTWYLTVPALIWVIGFMGIDRMRHRQNTGSPGDSLLQSARDSLTQVSHQIWLLRNVFWWYLLPFIVSISAFFIQVSFQAASHWTEAIGATTLMVGSLLVVYFGIYLLNQYAVRRQLEPRRQELLALLESLAGDSVESAKGEYPILMGAGRDSCSPRRTLIGNILAVLILVIGVPAILYFAVGIGGDDFPKLAPFTDVRWGDSFPEVDVDGKPYFLYAIDDIFVDEIIGYCKLTYPDKWQKRFSEDLVEVLAGMGHKTGDTVRLGLISKPGRTAVEVAIRDAEPGGIREGVEAGDPVEDRAEDNTSESTASFTVERWVNEIPIIAVDGEPYLLLAVNGISVIEIRTYCEENHPGAWQQRFAEDLLGILAGMGHETGDTVQFDGVSMTEMATKVVAMTAANRRAVRRAAEGREAMEERLDQPDEAMKDETMNRGKPDPNAPFEETLEAIRASYKLPAMAAFAMRGGAIIEQATVGTRSAKDDTPVKADAPWHLGSNTKAMTATVAGMLVEEGLLRWDATIGEVLGEAAPDMNGAHRDTTLAMLLHHTGGITPNINWFAAPEDRLKCAAELLGKPPSKKGRYAYSNGGYVVAGAMMEVVTGKRWEDLMRKRLFEPLGMTATGFGAPTEPGAPWGHESGLLAWKPKNPTARNADNAPVLGPAGTVHTTLEDYARFIAAHLKGAQGEDGIVTAETFRTLHTPAEGGDYAMGWIVTERDWAGGRALTHGGSNTLWFATVWIASERDMAFFAVTNAGGNTAFRAVDEAVVALLERHGGRE from the coding sequence ATGATTCCGTTGTGGTTCTACCTGGGTTCCCGGATAGCGGCGCCCTGGACCTGGTACTTGACCGTTCCGGCGTTGATCTGGGTCATCGGGTTCATGGGGATTGACCGGATGCGCCACAGGCAGAACACCGGCTCGCCGGGCGACTCGTTGCTGCAAAGCGCCCGGGATTCCCTCACCCAGGTGTCGCACCAGATCTGGCTGCTGCGCAATGTCTTCTGGTGGTACCTGCTGCCCTTCATTGTCTCGATCTCGGCGTTCTTCATCCAGGTTTCCTTTCAGGCCGCGTCGCATTGGACGGAGGCGATCGGGGCCACGACCTTAATGGTGGGCTCGCTCCTCGTAGTCTACTTCGGCATCTACCTGCTCAATCAATACGCTGTGCGAAGGCAACTGGAACCCCGCCGCCAGGAACTCCTTGCGCTACTCGAAAGCCTGGCCGGTGATTCCGTGGAGTCGGCAAAGGGTGAATACCCGATACTCATGGGCGCCGGGCGCGATTCGTGCTCGCCGCGCCGGACACTTATCGGAAATATCCTTGCCGTGCTAATTCTAGTGATCGGTGTGCCGGCCATCCTCTACTTCGCTGTCGGGATCGGGGGAGACGACTTCCCGAAGCTTGCGCCCTTCACCGACGTGCGCTGGGGAGACAGCTTCCCCGAGGTGGACGTTGATGGCAAGCCGTATTTTCTCTATGCCATTGACGACATTTTTGTGGACGAAATCATCGGCTACTGTAAGTTGACCTACCCGGACAAGTGGCAGAAACGGTTTTCGGAAGACCTGGTCGAAGTCCTGGCCGGGATGGGCCATAAGACCGGCGACACCGTCCGGCTCGGCCTGATTTCAAAGCCTGGGCGAACCGCGGTTGAAGTTGCCATTAGGGATGCGGAGCCCGGTGGCATTCGGGAAGGGGTCGAAGCGGGAGATCCCGTGGAAGATCGGGCGGAAGACAATACATCGGAATCAACCGCATCCTTCACCGTGGAGCGTTGGGTGAATGAGATACCCATAATAGCGGTTGACGGCGAACCGTACTTGCTTCTTGCCGTCAACGGTATTTCCGTGATCGAGATCAGGACCTATTGCGAGGAGAACCATCCGGGCGCGTGGCAACAGCGCTTCGCGGAAGACCTGTTGGGTATTCTCGCCGGGATGGGCCATGAGACCGGCGACACCGTTCAGTTCGACGGGGTCTCGATGACCGAGATGGCCACGAAGGTAGTTGCCATGACCGCGGCCAACCGCCGGGCGGTGCGGAGGGCCGCAGAGGGACGGGAAGCAATGGAAGAGCGGTTGGATCAACCGGATGAAGCGATGAAGGATGAAACCATGAACCGCGGCAAGCCGGACCCCAACGCACCTTTCGAAGAAACGTTGGAGGCCATCCGCGCTTCCTACAAGCTGCCGGCCATGGCGGCCTTTGCGATGCGCGGCGGCGCCATCATCGAGCAAGCCACCGTGGGCACGCGATCGGCGAAAGACGACACGCCCGTAAAGGCCGACGCCCCATGGCATCTCGGCTCCAACACGAAGGCCATGACCGCGACGGTGGCGGGCATGCTGGTTGAGGAGGGCCTGCTCCGGTGGGACGCCACCATCGGCGAGGTGCTCGGTGAAGCCGCGCCGGATATGAATGGGGCCCACCGCGACACCACCCTCGCCATGCTGCTCCACCACACCGGCGGCATCACGCCCAATATCAACTGGTTCGCCGCGCCGGAGGACCGGTTGAAATGCGCGGCGGAACTCCTCGGAAAGCCGCCGTCCAAGAAAGGCCGCTACGCCTACAGCAACGGGGGCTATGTGGTCGCGGGAGCGATGATGGAGGTGGTGACGGGCAAACGATGGGAGGACCTCATGCGGAAGCGGCTGTTCGAACCCCTCGGCATGACCGCCACCGGCTTCGGCGCGCCGACAGAGCCCGGCGCGCCCTGGGGTCATGAGAGCGGCCTGCTCGCGTGGAAGCCGAAGAATCCGACCGCGCGCAATGCCGACAACGCGCCCGTCCTCGGCCCGGCGGGCACTGTGCATACCACGCTGGAGGACTATGCCAGGTTTATCGCGGCCCACCTGAAGGGTGCGCAAGGGGAAGACGGCATCGTGACGGCGGAAACCTTCCGCACGCTGCATACGCCCGCGGAGGGCGGGGATTACGCCATGGGATGGATCGTAACCGAACGGGACTGGGCCGGCGGTCGGGCGCTTACCCACGGTGGAAGCAACACGCTATGGTTTGCGACCGTCTGGATCGCGTCGGAACGGGATATGGCGTTCTTCGCGGTGACGAATGCGGGGGGGAACACGGCATTCCGGGCGGTGGATGAGGCGGTCGTTGCACTACTGGAGCGTCACGGCGGACGGGAGTAG